GCAATCTTTGTTATAAGTCTACAGTCCATGGTGGACTGAACAACCTCAGCTTTGGTGGTCATCACCGAGACAGAGGTTCCAGTCAGGGATCCAGTCTGCAGCCCAGACCCTTCTTTTCACATTCTCAGTGCAGGGATGAAGCAGGACCTGGGGCTGATAGAGATGGACCTGGGGCTGATAGAGATATACCCTCCTGTTCCTATGATacaaacaccacagtatccaTGATGAACAGAGCAGGTCAACCTGGGCTGCAGCCTTCACAGAGAGTTGTGGGAGACTCCCCTGGTGGGAGTCTAACAGGAAGTCTGTCTTCTCCTTCAGGGTCTCGTCTAATGCCTGGTGACTGGGTTCATAGAAGACCAGGGTCTAGCCTTCCTCAGTTACCTCATGGTTACCCCACCAATACAGACATGGTCAGGATGGGCATTCACCACAAGAGGTACTTAGCCTATAACATAGCACACAATGCCAACAACACCCACACAATGGCTAGAGGTCAAGGAGGGAGCTCAAGGACTAACCACATTGGTGGTATCTCCTGCTTCTACTTCCTGGGGTGTCATTGGGTCACAACGTGGAAGGCCGAGCATTAGGATGGACGCTGACAAGCCGTATGCATGGAAAGCGCATCGCTGAGACAAACTATGTGAAGAAGCACTCCGTTCACACTAAGGAGAGGCCCTTCAAGTGTAAACTATATGACAAGCGCTTCTCTTTCCTGAGTAACCTTATCAGACATAGGAGTGTCCACAATGGGGAGAAATCTTAGAAGTGTGGTTTAGATGTACACTTGGGATATCTGGGAACCATTCTTTAGCGCTGacatattatagttatattatatttgtattcagtaatgtaacttttggattatgtggtggatattataaaataaggatTTGCTGGATTCCAAGTCAAAGTAAGATTCTTTATTTTTCTGAGCTCAGgagaataacagagttacacagtCCGAATTAGGAAGCATTGGGTGATAAGCACATATCTTAATAGTTTCCTGTTCTTGGGCAGGACTTTCAGTTCTCCTTTTATCTATATGAGGACACAGAAGCAAGCTGGTTTGTAACACAGAACTATAATCAGAACAGGAGATTATAATATGACAGTTTTACAAGGTTAGTCAAATACTCAGTTATGTGGACACAACTTTTTAATATTTCCATTAcaattacccaaactcagtaacgtaatatGATTACTTTGGTACTTTTGGATCAATCAAACGCGTTTGGTGTCatcagtggtctctgacttgtggtcagaatCACTCagatggaacaaacttaaacttgcacctgttttcaatgctgaattgaatttcaatgagaaaacagaatgaattcaaccacacatttgtttcattacaaaaaCTGTAGGGTGAAGTCACAAAAAATATTGCAtgtaacagttacatgacctacagcatggtcaagcaaggtaATGTTTCCGACATTTTTGGACTGATAAACAACTATTGATATAGGACCGCAGtgagttaccgcaagtcgcaaagaaaacaggagcagcCTCcattattccagcaccatttcagcATCATCttatcacctatgcttagtctaatacagtgacagtgtaatacagtgacaactaaacaatACCAACAACCATTTATGAATACACGCCACTTCACCATCCATGAATGAATACACGCCACTAAATGCGTGTGTTAGTGAGTACATGTAATTAGTTACTCCCCAACACTGCTGAACATAGGAGATTTCATGTATAATTTAATAAACTGTGCCGTATTTCAAAGAACAGCGCACAAACCTTTCATTTAACCACACCCTTTGAGCTATGACGCCAACCAATGAGATCTTTTCTTTTCCGTGTAAACGGAAGAACAATTTCCACGTTTGGGTTTTAATTTATCTAGCCGTTTATTAACACCCTAGATATCAAAATGAATCTTAACTGCACATAATCACATACTTACATCAGGTAGTATTTCATTCTCGTTGTAGACAGGACTTGGTTGATATTTTATAGTTAAcgctaacaatggctaactgtatgttttttcacactcaaatagcctccatcatggagatgctagcaaatgcagccgtggcagagatctgtaaactcgtagacgacgactatgcagtgtttcgtttggaaataactaAAAGCCAAAAAGAAAACAGAGCAAtgcggaggaaactacagctACTAGAACTGAAGGTGGCACGGGAGCGCTCCGAGAGGACAACGCGAAAGCGCGTCCTCGACAgtcgtcccagtagtgtcaagatcctcgaccgatacagaggaatggcaagaggtacattttCCAGAATGTCGAGTTTATTATTTTAAAGAGACAGTGCACATTAATAatcgtttcagtaaaagtgccggttttggTCAGACGGCTAATTATAATACAGATACGAAATTAGCAATGAGCACATGCAAAGCAACACAGGACAAGCCACACGTAGCACAAAAAGCAACAAACCACAATAAATAAAAGCAACAAACAGTGTTtacacacctcacaagctacagacaacagataatatggaaagcggcaatacacAGCCAGGGATTGTGTTCACAAGTCTGATTGTCTTTTAGCCATGTCTCTATGTTTTTGTGATGGTGCAGTTATTTGTTTCTGATGGCAGTatgttccagacatgggaaggTCTCAGAGAAAGCAGTTTGACTAAAGGtgttttccttaagggaactaacTATACTGTCACTTCTCATGGGAGACCTTGTGGCTGCTACCATGGGTTTGAGTTTTCTGTTTCACAAAAGTACTAAGTTGAGGGGGGGCCAGGCCggttaggatcttgaatacaagacatgcgttggTGTGTTGCACAAGCATTTCTCAGATCTGAGGATGTAACAGGGATGATgtctatcaagcactttgagagcctgtttgtagacagactgaatgggtttttaatgttttacagcaagcttgggcccaacttgtcaagcagtatgttaagtagGGGAGTAGCATAAcattgaagtacagttttgctgcCTCTGTAGTGAAATAATTTCTAATGTattggaaattagctaggttCCACTGCGCATGTGTTTAGATATCTTGCCCAGAATCAATGGTGGAAAAattactcaattgtcatacttgagtaaaagtaaagatacctcgATAGAAAAGTATTCAAATTAAAGTAAAATACTGCTTGagcaaaagtctaaaagtatctgtttttttttaatgcaaaatgcatcataccgGCTGTGTTTGAAATCAAGTTTGAAATCTTGATTGCtgacagtcccaaaatgttttgcatttatcagcaatggactaatgaaacaaataccaaaatatagtatAGTTTTCCATGAAGTACAGTAATGGAAAAAGGTACTCAATATTCATACTTGAATTTCATGTATAGTATTTCTTATATTAAGCGAACCAGAGAGcatgatttgtatttttttacggACAGATAGGGCaaactacaacactcagacataatttacaaactcaGTATTTgggtttagtgagtctgccagatcagaagcagcaGGAATGACATTGCGTTATATTGATAGGTGCGTGAATTGTACCATTATTCTGTCTGCCtgagtatttttacttaagtaatttACACCACTGCCCAGAATTGGTTCTTGGTCAGTTTTTGGATAGTGTGCCATACTTCCCCTAATTACTTAGCCATCttgaaaaacatttttattttaccaggcaggtCAATGAAGAACAAATTTCTTGTATACACAATATCATATTCTAACCAGATTCTTGATTTACTTAATTTCCTATTGTCATACTCAATTAAAATAATGTGATGCATGGaacataatcaatcaatcaatcgatAGCATATCAAGAATTTATGAGAATTATTACCTGATATCCAAAGCCGGATTACCGAACGGCATGCAcaagctctattttcatgtaatctgaccaaagcaccggttccaatccaagtgccagtgccatttagcaaactccaggcgtttacatatgttggatgacatgaaaatagagctctttggccaggcACACCAGTGGTGGGCTTGGTGTTGAAATGAGGATGCATggagcagaaaataaccccatacctactgtaatatatggtggtgggtctttgatgttatggggtagttttgcttccactggtcctgaggcccttgttaaggtcaatggcatcatgaactttacccataACCAGGACTTTtttgccaaaaacctggttgcctcgaACATGGCTGCAAGTGAATCTTCCAGCAAGACTATAACCCAAAgaacacatcaaaatccacaaagaaatcaCAAAGAATtataaaatcaacattttgcattTTCCATcacagtctccggacttgaaacccattgaaaaccttTGGTTTGAATTTAAGTtggcagtccataagcgcagacaaaggatatcaaggatctggaagtattctgtatggaggaatggtctatgATCCCtctcaatgtgttctccaattcataaaacattttagaaaaaggctatGCGCCGTTATCCTCACAAGGTAGGGTATTGAAAGGAATTGAAAACTGgtgtacattttttttatgacTTGTTAAACAAAACCTCTCTCTGAGCAATTGTAAGAAAAGTATATAATTTCCCCCTTTTTTAAATTGCTCAGTATTTATCAAGGGTGTTAATAATTTCGGACCCCACTGTAGGTGCCCCGGGGCCCCAGATGTGCTAGTCCAGCCCTGCTTACATCCTTGCCAATTGTAGACTGTCAATAGTGTACAATATATCATTGAGCATTGACAGTAGCTAACTTAACCACCCCTTTCCCCCCAATCACTCTCTTAGATGGaggacatctcactggaggccacaggagctttgtgaagccagcAGAACATGTCTCGTGGAGAGATGACCAACCCATAGCTGTAGATGAGAggagtggaacctcaacccagcatgTTATTGTGATAGAGGTTAGTGTCATAGTGTAACATAAAAAATTACACTACATCGAATGTGGCCTGTTTATTTCAGAAAGGCTCCCCTCAGCTATTCACTTGCTTACATGTACATTCTTATTTATCTGCCAAAGGGGAGCTTGTGACGACAACATTGTTAACCAACTCATGTACTGATAATAACCTCCTCTCTTCTTGTCAGTCTGCAGATGCAAAGGCTGCAGGTTATGGAGGATCGTCTCTGGTCAAGCAGGAGaggactgaaggagaggaggacccacGACACAGCAGAGACATCCATACTGGAGAAGAGGCTGTAGCCACAAAGATAATTGCCACCTCACCCCAGCCCAGGACCCGATGCAGCATCACGGAGTTCAGTGGAAAACCAAACGCCGtcctcaagtcagagacagacacagagactttAACTGTAACACACAGGCTTTTACACACAGGATCTGACCACAGATTAGACACAGAGAGACCACTGGGCTGTCCTCCTGCTCCCGGCTCAGAGTATTTACTTTATGGTAATCCAAACCCAAGGACTGTCCATTCCCATCGGGACGCAGGTGACGTGTTAGAGACTGGCAATGATCCGTCTTGTTCTTACACTATAGAGATGGACCCTGGCAACATGCCATTGGGTTTAGAGACACAGACCGATCTGTCTAGAGGGGACTGGAaccagtacagtagtagtgtgtactctgaagggtgcctagataagaaaggggaggtTATAGTCGTAGATGAGATGACTGTGAAAGTGGAGGGTGATGCTCCTCTGACATGGAATGTAGACGAGACTCACTTAGGAGAAGGACACTCACAAGGCAGAGATTTATTAGATTACAGGGAAAATTTAGAGACAAATCCATATGTTTCGACCCACTCCCCTTTACACAAGCTCAGGCGTCGCGACCCAGTGTCCATGTCGATGGGGCCTTCcgatcaggtattgaactcaaacGACAGGGCGAGAGCCGAGACTCAGGGAGGGGGAGCCAGATCAGGCAATAGTAAAGATAAACCTTTCCTCTGCAAGCTCTGTAACAAAAGTTTCAGCTGCCTCCagaaggtggagatccaccagagggtccacacaggggtgaaaccctttagctgtacccagtgtcacatgtGCTTCGCCCAGGCTGGTGACCTGAAGAGGCATCacagggtccacacaggggagaaaccgttCAGCTGCCACCTGTGCCGGGCCAGTTTCTCACACTCGTCGAACCTGAAGaggcacctgaaggtccacacaggagagaggcccTTTGCCTGTACGCACTgcgggaagaggttctcagagaggagatacctcaggatacaccagcagaaaaaacATTCCACTGTATAGCATAGAAAGTAACCATTCCACTTGATAGCTTCTGATGTTTAGATCAaaccctgcattaaagacaaTATTCATTTTCATTGTTGTCAGCAGAAAAGATCCACAGATTCATGTGGAATAACGAGAGTAAATGATTTCAGATTGTTTAATATTCCTGTGTAGAATATTGCATCCAGACATTGTGTGATATatattgtgtttgtactgtgtaggCTATTTGATGTTCACAAATGCCTGTTTCATTACTTCCATTCAACTACTTAATTATATTCAAGACTTTTGATGAGAAAATTAATGCAGTTTATCAAGTTCATGCAGATGTTTTGCTGAGACGTGTATGTGTGGTTTTCATATGGTGTTTTTGAAACGTGTTTTATTTAGTTAACACAAAATGGGACTTCATTCTGACCTTCTGACTTTCTTCATTCTGACTTTCATTGAATCTCTTTTTAGTATACATCACATTTGATCTCACCCTTTTCTGCATACACCAGACAGCGCTTTATAACCAATACAGGGACAGAAAGTAGCCTATGAATGGGAGGCTAGGAGCCattcacagtgccttcagaaagtaatcacaccccttgactttttccacattttgttctgttactgcctgaatttaaaatatatttttttgtcactggcctacacacaataccccataatgtcaaagaggatttatatttttgtgtaaatgtaataaatgaatgtaataaaaaatgtaatgtcttgagtcaataatattcaacccctttgtaacGGCAAGCCtacataagttcaggagtaaaaatgtgcataCTAAGTCACATAATgggttgcatggactcactctgtgtgcaatagtcgtctttaacattattttttaatgactacctcatctctgtatcacacacatacagataatatggtccctcagtcgagcagtgaattttcaACCAGATAAACCAGGGAAGGTGCATATTGGTAGATAACAAAAAAAAAAGgataaataaaaaagcagacattgaatatccctttgaacatagtgatgttattaattacactttggatggtgtatcaatacacccagtcactaaaaagatacatgcatggatttcaccatgaggccaatagtgactttaaaacagttacagaattgaatggctgtgataggagtaaAAAGAGGATGGATGAAaagcattgtagttactccacaatactaacctagttagagtgaaaagaaggaagcctgtacagaatgcaAATAttcaaacatgcatcctgtttgcaacaaggcactaaagtaatactgtgttatgtttggggcaaatccaatataacacattactgagtaccactttccatattttcaagtatagtggtggctgcatcatgttatgggtaatgcttgtaattgttaaggactggggagttcaggatttaaaaaaataatggaagtgagctaagcacagacaaaatcctagaggaaaccctggttcagtctattttccaccagacactgggagatttattcacctttcagcaagacaataacctaaaacacaaggccaaatctacactggagttgcttaccaagaagacagtgaatgttcctgagtggacgagttacagttttgactacaatctgcttgaaaatctatggcaagacctgaaaatggttgtctagcaatgatcaacaaccaatttgagagAGCTTGATGATTTTGGAAATGAATATTGGGCAAATGTTTCACAATCCAGTGTGGAAACCTCAAAGACTCGCTGCCaacaggtgcttctacaaagtgttgactcagggggggtgaatacttatgtaaatgagatatttctgtatttcattttcaataaattagagAGCATTTCTAAGAACATGctttgactttgtcattatgggttattttgtgtagattagtgagaaacattattttttaaccattttgaattcaggctgtaacacaacagcatgtggaataagtcatggggtataaatactttctgaaggcactgtacatattttGTGTCCTCCACCAATACGGCGGTCGTGGACATATTTTAGGACTTCCAGAGGACCATCAACCTTTTGAGTTTGCTGACTTTTCATACACTGACTGTGTATTGAGTGAGCGACAGGGAGAATACgcaagagagaagggggagaaactTTACATGACTCACCAAGGGAGTTCTGTTGAATCAGGACACAAGGGCTTTGCATCTGAAAAAAAGGTTAGTTAAaaggatttgattttctttacaagcgtatattatattattagaaGCAGTACTATATCAATTGGATCGACTTACACTAAGATAATGCAATCATGGGCAGATgaatagccaccgtgcttctacacctgcattgcttgctgtttggggttttaggctgggtttctgtacagcactttgagatatcagctgatgtaagaagggctttataaatacatttgatttgaatagcaTGTCTCTTTGGGAATCCAATCTCAGTGAGACCTGATGCAGAGAAAACACGTTAATGTTCATCAGCACAGCTAGTACAAGCCTAGCTCTTACCAAGCTGGTTAGTAGGGATCAATACACATTGAAGATCAGGGATTCAAAGTGGGGGAAAAATTTTTTTGCACACAACTTGCCAATCACTAAGGATTTGGAGGTGTGGTTCTGCTCTCTTCTTTCCCTGGGATGTGGCAGAATCGGTCACTGGAAACTGAGTGGGTGGCCAAACACTGCTTTAGAGGCCATCAGGTCAATGTGTGCGGTTCAATGCACACAATAATACGATTATTGCGGACAATCAGATTAATATAGTTCGATTAAAACGAGAAGAACGATGTCCCTAATAATGCTGTTTACATGGACGCATCTGAAATTAGGCTACCTGATGGCACTCTGATGTACAGAAAATCGGCGATCAAAGTAAACGTTCTACCACAGCAAACTTTATTTTTGGGAGGCATATTTGATTCCGAGTTCGGACATATAacgtttgtatgtgaaaactacttGTAAGACTTATACATTCCGTTGTTTCCGACGCATTTAATTCGCGCTAAAGACGGTGGCTCACTCGGCTGGTGCTACCACATGCGCAGATTAAATACACGGCTGGAACCCAAATTTGAGTCATTTCGACATCCCGGCGCTGGGTCAATATTGGCCAAAAACagcattgggttaattcaacccagcgggTTTGAGTTGTGCATCTAACCCAGCGCCTTGGGTTGAGTGCTTGACCCAACTGCTAGGTAAATTAGACTATTTTGCTGGGTTAAACAACCCAGTGTGTTGGATTGGACATAAACACAGAACATTAGATTGGGGGATTGACCCAGCAGCTGGGTAATTATTTATGTAATCCTTATTTTCAGTGTCATCCCAATTATAATGTTGCTTGCATATTTTTGCTGTCTGAAACAAAGCACTATTGTataaatatgtgttatttcacaagaTAAGATTTCATAAgataatataaatacattttaataatcAATATTATTTCATGAACCAAACAGTCCAAACATCAGGCTAAAGACTACGCTCAACTGGATGTGCCCCCTCAgattgtgccccctcagattgcAATGTCTTAAGTGGTGTTAACACAGAACCATCTGTAAGACAGTGCCAGAGCTGATCAATAGATATTCACATGCACTGACACTCTTCAGCTATTTTaggtgacagcacacacacacacacacacacacaccatgtgatttTGCCATACAATAATGGTCTACCTTTGGGTCGAGTTAAAACATTGTTAGACAAGTATAAAATATTACAAATGAagatcactactaaaggacatggACTAGTGACTCATTACTTAAGTAATAACTGCCATCACACACAATTTATTTTGTATACTTTATAGCAATTTATATCAATCAACACCCAATCCCTGTTTGATGCATACATCTTCCACTCATTTGGGGCTCATAGGTTCATTTACACAACGCTAACCACTGACGCAAGCGGATTAATTACCTGATTGGGCTGATGGAAACATGAAATgccggtacaattttataaataccTACTGACAATGTtcattcgacatggtgggatctgtCTGTGTCATTCaaattaattatgtgagaaatggtAGTGGAAACTCTTCGGTGGGGGTTAATCGGTggttggcatccaacgttatggCGCATTACTGTCACCTACTGTACTAGAGTGTGGGCCAAGGGCAGGGAGAATCTAAATCCTACCTGCCAGCCCCATTGCTCTTAAAAAGATAACAAAATA
This genomic stretch from Oncorhynchus kisutch isolate 150728-3 linkage group LG7, Okis_V2, whole genome shotgun sequence harbors:
- the LOC116374617 gene encoding zinc finger protein 34-like, producing MANCMFFHTQIASIMEMLANAAVAEICKLVDDDYAVFRLEITKSQKENRAMRRKLQLLELKVARERSERTTRKRVLDSRPSSVKILDRYRGMARDGGHLTGGHRSFVKPAEHVSWRDDQPIAVDERSGTSTQHVIVIESADAKAAGYGGSSLVKQERTEGEEDPRHSRDIHTGEEAVATKIIATSPQPRTRCSITEFSGKPNAVLKSETDTETLTVTHRLLHTGSDHRLDTERPLGCPPAPGSEYLLYGNPNPRTVHSHRDAGDVLETGNDPSCSYTIEMDPGNMPLGLETQTDLSRGDWNQYSSSVYSEGCLDKKGEVIVVDEMTVKVEGDAPLTWNVDETHLGEGHSQGRDLLDYRENLETNPYVSTHSPLHKLRRRDPVSMSMGPSDQVLNSNDRARAETQGGGARSGNSKDKPFLCKLCNKSFSCLQKVEIHQRVHTGVKPFSCTQCHMCFAQAGDLKRHHRVHTGEKPFSCHLCRASFSHSSNLKRHLKVHTGERPFACTHCGKRFSERRYLRIHQQKKHSTV